A stretch of Mya arenaria isolate MELC-2E11 chromosome 14, ASM2691426v1 DNA encodes these proteins:
- the LOC128216001 gene encoding pyrin-like: protein MASKFDSSLQNSSDLIHDFTCSPCEEDGLNSEAQSFCVECSKYYCSRCEPKHDGLFKRHSVLGRKDVGKWTPLPHTIVDDLERCERHPREALKMFCKDHDQLCCHVCVSVDHRHSSVIQHIPDIARGIFDKPELKQLPQQVGNIQSHIRKLQDSSKRKQQSIKESRARD, encoded by the exons atggcCTCTAAATTCGATTCATCACTTCAAAATTCATCGGATTTAATTCACGACTTCACATGTTCTCCGTGCGAAGAAGACGGACTTAACTCCGAAGCTCAGTCCTTTTGTGTGGAATGCTCGAAGTACTACTGCTCTCGGTGCGAGCCAAAACATGACGGTCTGTTTAAGCGGCACTCAGTGCTAGGTCGGAAGGACGTGGGGAAATGGACGCCGTTGCCACATACAATCGTTGACGATCTGGAGAGATGCGAGCGGCATCCAAGAGAGGCTTTGAAGATGTTTTGTAAGGATCATGACCAGCTATGTTGTCACGTATGCGTCTCTGTTGATCACAG GCACAGTTCGGTGATACAACATATACCAGACATAGCCAGAGGTATTTTTGACAAACCAGAACTCAAACAGCTTCCTCAACAAGTCGGCAACATCCAATCTCATATCAGGAAACTGCAGGATTCATCCAAGAGAAAGCAACAATCAATAAAAGAGTCTCGTGCAAGAGATTAA